Genomic DNA from Nostoc sp. ATCC 53789:
TTTTCGTTTGGTGGCGTAATCGGCTTCCAATTCATGCTTTCCTATCCTGAAATGGTGCATTCTGCCATTCTGCTCGAACCATATCTGCCTAGAGAATCTCCAGAGGCGGTTGAGGCTAACGTGAATGCTTTCAATCGAGCGATGGATCTGTTTAAAGCTGGCGATCGCCTGGGTGCTGCTCAACGTTACATGGTGGATGTCTGCGGACTCAGTTTCTTGAGCGCTGTCGATATGACAAATCCACTCGATGTGTGGAATAGAGTTGCTGTTGATGCCAATATAGCTTTCACCGTAGATTTTCCGGCAATTTCTAATTGGGGATTCAGAATGTCAGAGGCAGATCGGCTAGTAGAGAAAAAACCGACTATGCCAGTCTTAGCTGTGATGGGGCTAGACAGTGAAGCCGCAATGCCTGGTTTTCGAGAGACTCAGGAGTTTCTCATGAACTGGCTGCCGCAAGCCGAACGGTGCGGCATCATGAATGCCACTCACGGTATGCAAAGCATGAATCCCATAGAAGTCGGACAAGCGGCACTGGCTTTTCTGCAAAAGCACCCAATGGTTTAAGCCGACACGACAGGAGAAGTATTCGTATGTCTTTACTCGCACAGGCAAAGCAGTTCTTCACGGCACTCAACGCACACGAGCTAGATGAGGTAGTTGCCGCGATCGCTCCGTCAGCCAACATCCACACGCCCATAGGGTCGTTTACTGGAGGCGAAGCCTACCGAGAGTGGATGTTAATGCACTTCCGTGCGATACCGGACTTCACCCACGAAATTCGTGGTATGGCAGTGGAGTCAGATCGGACGCTTGCCTTCGAGCTGCACGCTACTGGAACCATGACTGGTCCGCTAGCTATGCCCAGTGGCGACTTGCCCCCTACTGGCAGAAGCATCGATATCTCAGCATCTGATTTCTGGCGATTTGAGGACGGGCTAATTGTCGAGTACCACCTCTACTTCGATCGGTTCGACTTCTTCGGGCAGCTCGGACTCACTCCACCAGCTGAAGATTGATTGATGCTACATTACGTTGTGTCCTTTTGTTATCACTTCTTAAAGCAAAGTTATGCAAACATGCACTCTCGGTAAGAACAGTCCAAACGTCTCTGCTCTCAGTTCAGGACTGATGGGGATGTCGGACTTTTACAGTCTCGCGATCGCCGAAATGGTCGAGGCAGCGGGCTATGTCTGCCATATCGGATTTTCGGAAGCAGGAACCGAAGCCCAACGTGTTCACCCGATTGGCTGGCTCCAAATCGAATATTCGCTTGATCGCTACGATGCTGGGCAAATGCCTGCACTCGACAGCGAAAGAAAAACATAAGAGCATTATCACTCAAAGGATTTTACTATGCCTACAATTCCTGTTCAGTTTAACTATATTACAGGTATTAAAAGAGCAATTTTTACCAACCCCCGCTTAATTGGTAGTTGGGATGAAAACGGACGCTACTCTCAACAGTGGACTTCTATACCGATGCAGCAAATCATTGGTGAAGATGGCTGTCCCTGTTTCCAAGCGACGGTTGAACTTGATGATTCACAAATTGGTTGGTTATTTCGCTGGGGTGTGATGCTAAATAGTCCAGCAGGTAGTAATTTGTGGGGAATCACAACGGGGATTAACCACAATTCCAGTGATCGCTACCTTAGTTTTACTCTACAATCTCCTAACAACGATCAGCCTCAGCGAGAAGCATATTATCTAGTTTATAGTCGTAGGCTAGGCGCACAACAATATCATCTTCCTGGTCAATCTCAGCCTGGGTTACGGTTTGCTGTCTGGGCACCAAATGCCCGGAATGTGGAAGTTGTGTTTGGTAACCGCAGTAGTGGCTATATTGCAGATGATGCTTTTCGAGATGATCCTGATTTTGGTATGGATCCCAACCTGGGGCCATTTCCTCTGTTGAGGACAGAGGAGGGGATTTGGCAAACAGATGTCACAGTATCACCAGAACTTGCTGATTTCTCCCGCTTTGATCATATTCCTTATATGTTTAGGATTATCAATGAAGGGGGACGGGTAGCTTATCGCACTGATTTATATTCTCGCTGTCAAATTGGTAAAGGCAACATAAATCCTGATGGTAAACCTTTTTCTAATAGATATAGAGATACACAGGAAAGACCTTTTTCAGGAAATTATCAAGATTTGGATGGTACTAAAAGCTGCTCTGTAGTCGTAAATCCTGATACAGTGACTACACATTTTCAAGAACCAGTCTGGCCAGAGCTGGAATTCATACCAGAAGAGGAGTTCTGGAGTAATGAGTTTTCACTGGAACGCCCTGTTCCCCAGCGTATCGAGGACCTAGTAATCTACGAACTCCACGTAGGGGCTTTAGGGTATGGTCAAAACAGACCAGGAAATTTTGAGGATGCGATCGCTTTACTACCCTACTTAGTAGAATTGGGGGTTAACGCTGTTGAACTCTTACCGATGTCAGAATTTCGAGACGAAGTAAATTGGGGC
This window encodes:
- a CDS encoding nuclear transport factor 2 family protein, with amino-acid sequence MSLLAQAKQFFTALNAHELDEVVAAIAPSANIHTPIGSFTGGEAYREWMLMHFRAIPDFTHEIRGMAVESDRTLAFELHATGTMTGPLAMPSGDLPPTGRSIDISASDFWRFEDGLIVEYHLYFDRFDFFGQLGLTPPAED
- a CDS encoding alpha/beta hydrolase, with translation MYIGRDWSIEHNQRAKVKNAELRYAVLGNGEPVLCIHGTNIADSLITPLQFCPQLFEKYKFISYYRSGYNGSTLEKDSLSIEEGVEHSKQLLEHLGIEKAHILAFSFGGVIGFQFMLSYPEMVHSAILLEPYLPRESPEAVEANVNAFNRAMDLFKAGDRLGAAQRYMVDVCGLSFLSAVDMTNPLDVWNRVAVDANIAFTVDFPAISNWGFRMSEADRLVEKKPTMPVLAVMGLDSEAAMPGFRETQEFLMNWLPQAERCGIMNATHGMQSMNPIEVGQAALAFLQKHPMV